The following nucleotide sequence is from Pagrus major chromosome 16, Pma_NU_1.0.
GAGTCATTGCGAAAGGCCTCATCGTACGCTGCAGGAGCTGAATAttgtattaattttattttttttaacagttgtgCTGAGAGTTTAGTAATTACGACGTTACAGTTTCGATCTTACAGTGATTTTTACTTTTCCGCTTCAGGTGGCACTGGTGCAAATTCACAAAATTGAGGCGACATATATGAATTTTATTTAAGAGGAGGGACTAATAAACTTACTCTAACtctttttaatggttttaaatCACCGAGTGAATCTTGAGCAAACAATAAAGAAGAACAGGGAACATTACAGACActttttattgtagtttttagGATTACCGTGTGTACTTTCCGTCACAGCTCCAGTCTCGGCCTCATTCTGTAAACTGGAGCGACTGGTTCCAACAACAACAGTTTCACCAGAGTTCCCTCCAGTTCTTCAGTATCTCCCCTCCCATCTAATCATAGAGTAACAAATGAGGTTTACAGGTGCCCATTAGCTCCTCAGGTGTTCCTGAGACACATTATTCTACGATATAAGTATTTTGTATCACCTTGACTGACTTTTGTTGGAGGTTTTGAGCTACAATCCTTTTAGCTGTTGGACCTTTTTGTCTGTATAAAGACACAGCTGGCACGCCGACCGTGTTAAAACGTGATTTTAGTGTTATATCTCTAACATTTTGGGACGTGTTAGGgaaggattttaaaaaagaaagaaaatcaaagcagcagaggccgAGATATCCTGACTTCATGTTCCCAATACAGCTCGAAAACACTAAAAATCCTCCTTTTCTGGTAAAAGCCTATTCGGCACAATTAATTATGTCTGTCTCGAAGCACAAACATCTTATTATTTCATTACAAAAGTTTTAACCGAGGCTGTTTAAGCAGGGGGATTTTATGAAATCAAACCGACAACCTACGTAAGTTTAAATACacaaagtggaggaaaaaacataaaaaagttcATTGTTCTGACGCATTTAAAAGCTTTGAATTTCAGACATGGGGAACGACCAAAGTCCGGCCCCTCTTGGCACATCCAGACTGGTAATTTTAACCAGAATTTGAGACTTGCAGTGTGGTCAGATTGTTTTTGGTGGACACTTAATTCCCACAATCCAGAGcacaaaggaaaaacacaaaacaaatgttggaCGGTGGCCTGAAAGTTTCAGGAAGATCAGAGAAATTAATTCCCATCAACATAAATTAAATTCCAAACTTTGATTGATGTGCGTGTGCATACCTGCCTGTCTTAGATCACCTGTTCTCATCACCTGTATGTTGCGTCACACTAATATAAAATTAAGtttaaaatcaatgaagttccccatttttttaaagctgtggtTGTGAGTTAATTGTTGCCATTTTTTATTGCTTATTCGGTAgctgtgtgatttttatttattgaaatttAATTCCTGCGTCCCTTTTTATTTCCTGATGTTTGAATTTGTTCATGTTGCATGTCGTGCACTGTGCACGTGAGCTCGTTCCAGTTGGCCAAAGGCAAGCTTATGTCAACATAGCATGACTGTAAACCCAGTTTACCCAGATGCAAACTAATAATTAAATGTTACAGGGTTTAAGCAGGGTTAAAGACTGTGGTAACATGTAGCAGCTGTTAAATGTAACTCGTAAAATGGCTCAGGTTTGTTTTATGCAGCTGAAAATCCAGAATTTGTCTGAAGGTTTTGCTTGAATCAGAGGAGATGACCTCCAGGTGATACCAAGAGCTGGTATGACGTTGACCATTAACCTCCTCTGTAtcacaggtcaaaggtcacccaCTTGTCTTGCCCACAATTATAGTATAGAGATCCTGTCTAAATGCCAAACTGCACCATCTAAGTGGATGGTAAACACTGAAACAGTCTCTGTTCTCAGCAAAAGCTTTAATTTCAGACGAACATGAAAAGATGTTTACTTGAATGcagacatttctgttttaactTCCTAATTATAGCCTGTTGCTAACCCGACTATTCGTCTTGTTTCCCCGCTCCCTTCCCATCAATCTCTCTCGATAACAGGTCAAGCTCTGCAGTGCTACAAATGCACCATTGGTGTTGGAGATCTGTGCATTACCAGCACAATCACCTGTGAAAGTGGAGAACACTGCTACAGTGGTGAAGGGAAAGCAGGTAAGGTGACTAAAAAATCTCACTGGACGACATTCTCAGAAAAGGTTTTCATAGACACTCAGATGACACTCAGCCAGCTCTCAAAGTGCAGCTCTAAAGCACAACCTCATGCTTGTGAAAGCatcattatcaaaataattaaactggTCGATCAACAGAAAGCTTTGCAAGAAAGcaaccagaaaaataaaaaaaacatcctccgTCATTTAATACGCTAGTTAGAAAGTGAACAGAGGTTAAGATGGTTAGCTAAAAGAATTGGATGAACAGTTTAAAAAGTCAACGTAAATTAGCTGTTGAAATAGTTGGCTAAGAATAATGTGAAACATAGTTTAAGTAGCTGGCTAAAAACTGTTGTAGTTAGCTAAAAGCTGTTGTAATAGTTAGCTCTTTAAATAGTTGATGTTGAAGTAATGTTTAAAATAGTTAGCTTTAAATAAGCAGTTGTAATAGTTTTCTTAACGTTATAATACAGTTATAATAGTTGCAGatatagacacaaacacatgtgggGCTTTATGTTTATATCAGGCGTGACAGATCACAGAAGTGCCTCTTACCATTCTGAGATAGTTACTGAAGTGTTTTGAAATGGAGATTATGATCGCTGATGTCTGTCTTCACTCACAGTAGATATACTCAAGTATCCACAGGCTCTCCTTTAAGATGTTGGCGTTAAATAATGCTTCCAGTCTAAGTCTGACAGCTGATTCATAATATCTTGACTGCCTATTTCCAAAATGGATTTAAAGGTTTGTTGTTtgtccaaaaacaacaatagcGGCTCCTCAAGTGGTTAGCATAGACGCTAACATAGCATCTGTTATATCATCACCTGGAGAGTTTAAAAACCCGGGAATCCCCAAAACTTGAGTAAGAAGGTCTTCACCCTTTAGCAACATGCAGTGTATGAGTGCATACCACTCACTCTGCAAGCCAACCAACCATTTAAGCCCAACACAAAGAACAATAGACACTAACAGTGATCGTGTGTTTGTTGTCTCTCCACAGCTGGCGTGGTGGATATCAAGAGGAAGGGCTGTCTAGCAGTGGCCGAGTGCAACAAGACCAAAGATGTGAACATCCCCGGCACCAGTGCCAATTCTACCACCCTCTACAGTCTGACCAAGACGTGCTGCGACACCGACCTGTGCAACGCCGCGCCCGGTCTGCCCGGGACCTCCGGGCTCAGCCTGGCTCTGGCCACCGTCAGTGCTCTGTTTGTGGCCAACATCCTGGTTTGACAGCAAACCAGATGACATAGAGTGAATACACActtataaaacacacatacaggccTTGTGTGTACTATCCTCAAGGTGTAttgcacttttttaaatttcGCACGTGTTTATGTCGGTTAAAATTAAATTCCCTCTTTTCTATGTATAATTTTAGTTGTTATTGGGcaatttaaaggagacatattgtgcCCTCcgtctgaaatgttttgttttagctgcctgtctctttaagacctagtctgctctgattggtcagctcacacatgtctgaaccagcaccgctaacaacaacaggagcggctgtgctaaatcaattcgTATGTGCCAAACAAGCCGCCAGGCAAAAACTATATAAATGTGTGATGTGGTGACGtagcgtgatgtcacaaagtcacagaattaaaggcggggctactgacgaggcatttcaggagcagtgttttctgtaggagagaggagcttctgttgatgCGGACttgggccttttttttttttactttaaagatgttttacatgcacaagaatgtataaaacagtgaaggaaagaaaaataagaaaaaaaagcataatatgtctcctttaaaatgtaaaacaagcatgtaacactgacatcagagATGATTTAAAGTCCATATCATATATTTAAACTGCCCTGCGATTAACTTTCACCACTTGATTGAGCAGTAAGTTAAATTACAGGGCTGTCGGTGTCACCAGCTGAATTACACGCCAGGCATTTCATTGTATAGCTCCAGTAAAtcacttaaaggaatagtccGACATATTGTGAGATATGCTCATCCACCTTTTGAGCCAAGAGTTGGATGAGGAGGTTGGTACCACCCTTTTTATCTGTCTGacgcttagcttagcttagcataaagactggaaacagagggaaacaattAGCCCGGCTCTGTCTGAAGGCAAAAGGTTTGCCTGTAAGTTGTGTTTATCACACAGAGCTTTAAAGGTGTTGTAAGCTTATTGTTTACCATTGGAaagagctaggctagctgcttccatctgtttccagtttttatgctaagctaaccttaTCGGGCTTCATGTTATCCACACCTACATGAAGAAGGGGAATGTGCATATTTCTCATAATGCTGAACTAGCCCTTTAATTTATTGCATTTGACCCACTGTATTGTCATttcagatataaatatatagagaTTTCAAAGCTTCTatgaacatttcatttattggTTTGCTTTGTGTTCACTTTATTAACATGTAGCTAACATGCTGTAAATTGTCTCTTGGTTTATGTCTGGTACTgtctggaaacatgtttctttttgaCACAAATAGCTTCTACAGTTCTGCGTTtaacctgttttatttttgatatttgtGACAAATCCACACTGCACGTTACTCCCTTAAATGTGGGGGTACAAGCTTTGGTTTATCTTTGCTAGTTGAATGTAATATGTAGGGAGAAGGTAATGAAATTGATTGATTTATATTGAGATTGCAGCAATTTGAAATCTGTCAGGATCGATCTGTTCGACAAGAATCATTAAAGATGAGTTACATTCCTGAAACTGACTCTTTTGGCATTAGTTTCCGAAAAAGAAAAACGTGTAGACATGAATGTTCGTGTAAAAATTGACAATGTAGACAATTTAAAGAATGCAATAAACATCCAAACTGGGGAAAATGACTTCTGTGTGGTGGATATTTGGATTTAGTTTCCTCCTTCCGGTCTTGATGTCACTCGGCTCGTTGTCATCCTGCAGGACCGACCAGTTCTCCAGGTTTTGGTGCCCCACGGCAGGGAAACCACTGGGCTACTGCTGGCATGAAGGTGCTGTCCCGAAGCTCGGTTTTGGCAGCAGAACTGacatattttgtctttgtgcaaATTAAAGATTTAGAGTTGAAACCTGAGAAAATCATCATGAAGGAGGTTTTTCAAATAGTATTTCCTAAGTCAGATGTGATCTGGAGGCTTTAGTGAGGTAAAAGTCTGGAGATGGTCGTgagaaaattgtgtttttaaaatatgaacCAACGTCCTTATGTTACTTAGTGGTTTTCTCCAGATTTTCTCATCAGTAGAGGGATGAAATACCGTAGACTCGACCCTTATCGTCAGAATAAATGGTAGAAACTTAAATATTTGAATTGCCAtgatcacggatggagatggaCCGACTTTTTCTGTAAAAATTGTCAGTTTTGAAGCCACAAAAACGACTAGAACTTAATAATATCCAGTGGTGAGACTCGAACAGTCGGCTGTTTGGCAGCCTCGTTGGCTTGTTATAACGCCACAACCATCCCTTTGTCAactggttggttggttaatgttgagaaaataatcattcaATCATCTTTCAGGaagatttgatgcttttctgcGTCAcatctgacagtaaactgaatatttcttGAAGCcactttttgcatttttaccttttttttctgagggtttcaatcaaaacaatggAGATTGAGACTGAGACTAGAACCTGAAAGACGGGCTGCACCTCTCGTGGTATTCACTGAGCTCTTTCTCAACACATCATCGTTGACATCCCTCGTCTTTACTGGCTGATCACCTGAAGGAATGCTGATGAAGACAAAAGGCTTGAAAACCCCCCTTTTTCCCCTCCCATCCACCTGTCACACTGTATAAATCCCCGGCCTCACCACACAAGCTCATCAGTTCGTACTTCACTCAGCATCTGATCACCTGAGAggatttttttgtcttaaagCCGAAACAAGAACCGAACCGACACATCAAGATGGGAAAGATCCTATTTGGAGTCATTGCAGTTGTTGCATCTATCATGCTGGGTAAGTTTTGACAAAAACATCTGGCAAACCTTCTGGCAGTGGTTaagatattttaagactttttgaCAAAAATAGGAGGAAACTCTTGtcttctctgttttgtttaaagctttgatatatgtgtatatatattgaaattatataaataaGACAAGAATGCAAATATCACAGGTAAATTCAACTGTCAAGTAATTTTGTCTGCAAAAAACTGCATTCTTATCGCaaaatcttcatcttcatcacacgATGAAGTTACAAATTTCAGGTTTTCTGAAGCGACTTTTTAAATCAGTTGTCGGTTCAACtttattattgaaaaaaaaactattttgaaaCTTGAAATTCCCTTTAACTTCCATCGAATtgggctgaaaacaaaaaatcttgGAAGCAAATATCTCAATATGCTTCAGCAACCAGAGGAAATTGTGacattgttgtctttgtttgatttgatttaggtTGAACCGaccatttttaaacaaaattacaCTAAAAAGCTACTTTAAGTCCCCACTGAATACCATCCTTTCACACCTAATATTTTCCTCACCAGTAAAGATTCAGATCATCTTGGCATCTCCCGATGTGTCAGTTAGAGATTGATTGATGTATTGAAACCTGGGCGCGGTCCAGCGATGTTTAGTCACAAACAACACTGGGTGTGGTGGTAGTACAAAACACTTGCTGCtgtaaaagtaaagtacattacACAGTTTTCGAGGTGTGTTCATGTTGATATCAAAAATATGAACCACTGAAATCAATTAAAGCAAGAAAAGTCGGTGTTTAACGTGTGTTAAGCTCATTTCCTTCAAATATCTGATGACTACTGTGGAAATTCAGTACACAcaatatgaaatattgatatttgtattcatgtgcatgtgtatttgtgtgtttcagtggagTCCCTGACCTGCAACCAATGCCAGTTTGGCGTGTTAGGTTTCTGCCTCAGCAATACTGAGGTAACCTGTGCAACCAACACCAGCCAGTGCTTCAGTGGAAAAACAAGTAGGTCTCCTCCTGATTGCCTAAAAGCTCACACCCTTCCCATTTAAACATTACATCACAGCACAGGCATGATTCAGTTAAAAACACTCCCAAATAAGTCtgaaagtgagagaaagtgtatttttaaagcATGTTAACACATCAGCAGCACAAGTAAATGTAGTTAAATGAAGTACCAGTAccttaaaaatgtgttattgtcCTTCCTCTTTCTAACACGACCATTTCTCCTCAGCCTTCCCATCAATCTCCTCCGCCGTGGGCTTCAACACGCTGGGCTGCATTGAGAGCACTTCCTGCAACGTTACCACCAACAACACCATCATTGGTGTCGAATACAAGTCCGTGGTCACCTGCTGCGAAACAAACACGTGCAACACTGTTGCGCTAAGCGGCGCCCCGTCCACCAAGATGACCTTTACCGCCGCCATCGGTGCAGCCGTCCTGGCCTCCGTGTGGGGAAGCATGCTGTAACATGTCTCTTCCTAAATCAACAAAACAGCAGCGGCCGACGTTTACAGGACCAACAGCAACATCCAAAATAGACCATTTGGACATTATGAGTTTATAAGTATGATTATTTATATGCTCATGTGCTGTAACactctttattttccataacCATAAGGTCTTGTCATGTCAAGGAATAACTTCAAGCTATATAACAACTAAGGTGACCATCGTGGGAGTTGAACAATGGGATGTTTCAGGGAAACATTGAGTTTGTAAATCTTCCAGACCGTTgtcttgccttttttttttttttattgtattttatttatccttttaACTACTTTGTGTCTTACAGGACAAAACTTTgttgtgaaaataaagaaaatctttTACACTTATTCCCTCTGCCACTTGCTCTTGCTTCAACAACATCCATCCTTTAATACTTGCTTATCCTTTGAGGGTCTTTACTGACCAGTGAAAAGTAGctgtaaataaaaactgttaaaataatAGATCGTTTGGTATTAAAAACTTTTTACCACACGCCTGCCCTAGCCTGTTAGTAGTGCTACGCTAACCAAGACATAAAGTTAGCTCTACAATTTAGGTAAAAATGAGTATTAAGTGTCCCAAAATAACAACCAGCAGTGCAGGTGAAAAGCACAGACGTCCCTCCGACCCCCCAAAAGTAACGTTCACATAACAAACAGCATTTGGTTACAGTGTAAACAGGCAAAACCTCCCAGCGAACCAACAATGGGTATCAGctgtcaccatgtcaccatTGGCAGTGAAACGCCAAACCCACGCCAAACTGATCACTAAAGCATTGATCACAGCTTCtgacaaatatttacaattCATTAAAGACACATTAACAATGTGAGCTGTCTTATCTTAAAATGAGTGTTTCCTCCTTTACCAGAAGCTGCGCAAAACGTGCCACCGCCCTCCAGTCGGCTGTCAGATGTAGCAAAAACTTTCAGCTTATTATTTCAGTGGTTGTAATGTATCCATTGCTCTGGGCTAAAAGTAATGAATacatagttagctaaaagtaatcaTAAACAGTTTAagtagttagctaaaagtaatgaataaacaTTTGAAGAAGGCAAAGTTAGCTCAAAGTACACTAAGCGATTAAATGTCCAGATCTGTCAGTTCAGCCCGGCACTACTTGACCAAACCAACCTATATGTGGATGATTCAGTTGTTTAAAAGTGTaacagtttcatttcatatagGCCTGATTAAAGTGTTAAATAGGCCCAGCGAGGGCTGGAAACGGCTTTTCTAAGGTCTGTACTGTAAAAGCTTCAGTTCATTTTGCAGGAATGCCCCGCCCCTGACAAACTTTCTTATCACTCCTGTTGATGTGGATGACTGATTACTCCCTAGAGTATATAAGATGTTGACCATGAGTCATTGTTCCCTCAAACCTCAATCCAGAGCTTTTGAAACAGTCAGATCTTAACAAACCGAGACTTCTCGCTGGTATATTTCACCTGTAGGAACATCCAAGAACATCACGATGAACACATTTCTGTGGAGCTGTGGAGCATTACTGATGCTGTTTGTTACAGGtaggagtgttttttttactgtatttctttaGATGGAGATCATCACCTTTCTGTGTTTTGCTTAAATCAAGGTCAGTAAGATTTTAAGCTTGTTAAATCACGTTCAGGAATTATTTGAAAGGTTCTCACGCTTCTGAAACTCACGAGAAATtcatgaaaaactttttttttcgaCAACTGCAAGTCTTAAATTCACAAACTCTTAATCTTATTGGACCCATGTAGTCTCCATACACTGTGTAGAAATGGGATATGCTGCCATGATACGTGTTGTCAGAGCAGGACTGTGCTGTAATTtagtttaattacatttttaatttgcgATGTTATTTGAAGCAAGCAGAAGGAAAGGCCTATACGCACCTATACTCGAGAAACATCGAGAGAAAATCACATCAGCTCATcgtattttatttgcattttttgacCAAAAACACTGTTTCTATGTTTATCTTGAAAACAAGTTGCTGctaaatataatgttttaattgataatcatgatgataatgatgatgattggtTGGAGGAAGAAACCTGAAAACAGCTCAAAATTTGAGCAAATATAAACCACAACTTTCTTTATGTAGCTCAAGaatatgtatgtgtgctgtTTCTGTTGCTTGCATCAAAGTCATATCCTGGATTGAAGATAATGATCTTTAGCGAGTGTTCACCTTGACAGgttatgaaaaaaaagtgaatgtgTACTTTGTGATTACAGCAGGTGATTGTTTGACAAAGGTGGAACTTAATGCAGTCAGATATTTGTGCCTATTGACTCaactttgtttcctttgttgtGTGATAAAGGATTTATACTCCGAGAtccaaaaacatttcttctttaCAATTTTCGTTTTGTTGTCGTCTCCTCTCACAGTGGAGTCCCTCAGATGTAACACCTGTGATGTCAGCATCCTCGGCTCCTGCCTCGGCGCAACTCCTGTAAACTGCTCCACAACTCAGAACATGTGCTACAGCGGCGTTGCCAGTAAGATGAACAATGGATGCccaatgatttaataataattcatcCACCTCTGAAATACTTCATGACCACAGAGACATAAAAAACAGGGAAAttggaaattgaaaattgatttcttttcattctgaATTAATGAATTTTGAATTCTGGCTTACCTTGTCAAAAAGCTGCTAAATCTCAGAGATTTTAAATAATTTGGTTTTCAATTCAAACTTTTAAATTCCCAATGTGCACCGTATACCGTCAGATGCTCTCGTACTCCAAacgtaataaaacaaaaaatgtagaCAGCAAAACAATCAAATTTAAAGATACTTCACAATCAACATCACAACAATCTAACATGTTATATCACATgtgaaaaacatgtaaaattaACTTACATAATGAATAAATTCACTCGCCACACGTTTATCCACATGTACATATCGAGAGGAAAAACATACTTTAATAGCAGTGATAACATTTAAAGGAATGACTGACTGAATAAATGAGTTAATGTTGTTCCTGTTGAAGGAAATAATTGATTAAATGGTTGATAGATGAGAAATAAACTGATTGATGCAAAGACTGTATCttctcaaataaaaaatgtcaaaatagaAGCCGGGTCTCAAATAATGGCCGGGAAAAAACAAGGATGGATAAACTTCTGGTGGCTGTCATATTatgtataataatgtatattttgaattcttattaatgttaataaattcaagttagcatgctaacttgaaAACTAGCTCTGgagttatgctgccccctgtggTTTTGGAGCTGCCGTTGATTTCTGGCAATATTCTACAAACTACACCTTTAAGCATTGTTGAACATCTTTTATGATTAAGTAGGTTTGAAACAACGCGTTGCTCAAACAGGTCTTTGAAAAGATGACTGAACTGGAAAAGTTTGAGGGTTACTTATTTCAAGGCTAAAAGTCATAACAGCAAATGTGTGAGTGTTAAAGTTAACAATCCTGTTTTTTGGACTCTCTAATCAGATTGATTTCAGTTGCATGGAAGAAATATTGTCTATGTAACCACAGCTAATGAGTTTTTCACAACACCTACCAGGAAATGTTTAACAATAAAGCCCTAAAGAAATGCTAGAGGGCTTTTCAATTTGAAATGGATACAGGAAGTGAAAATAGATTCAGGTTTCCAGGAATGCCGGACATCCAGATTATGTTTCTGTGGCCATGTGGTTATCTACCATCACATATTATATTTCACATATGAATAACTGAATGACAGATGCTTTATTTGCACAAGTATATTACGTTTAGCTAGAATTTAGATTATATGTATCAGAACAATCAAATTTAAAGAGATCAGAATCAGCTGTCAAAACTTCTGTGTAAACCTTCTTCAGGTCATTAACATACCTAAATTCCCAGACACAAAATTGAGCTCATGACCTCTGTGCTCTcagtttatgaaaaaataatcacactAAAGATACCATGTCTCGTCTTTCCTGCTTCCAGCGTTTACTGGTGACCAGTTGCCAGTCCATGCAAAAGGCTGCATAGAAGCAACTGC
It contains:
- the lye gene encoding lymphocyte antigen-6, epidermis; amino-acid sequence: MNRTILQIFAVGICFAIGQALQCYKCTIGVGDLCITSTITCESGEHCYSGEGKAAGVVDIKRKGCLAVAECNKTKDVNIPGTSANSTTLYSLTKTCCDTDLCNAAPGLPGTSGLSLALATVSALFVANILV